TCGCGCGTTTGCGGCATCGGGCCGTCAGCTGCGGATACAACGAGAATTGCGCCGTCCATTTGAGCAGCACCGGTGATCATGTTTTTAACATAGTCGGCGTGACCCGGGCAGTCAACGTGAGCATAGTGGCGGTTAGGCGTTTCATACTCAACGTGAGCCGTCGAGATCGTGATACCGCGCTCGCGCTCTTCCGGAGCTTTGTCGATTTGGTCGAATGCTACAGCAGCACCGCCGTATTTTTTGGAAAGTACCGTCGTGATGGCCGCTGTCAGCGTCGTTTTACCATGGTCAACGTGACCGATCGTACCAATGTTAACGTGCGGTTTGTTACGTTCAAATTTAGCCTTAGCCATTGAACTTTTTCCTCCTTAATATTAGGAAATGTGTATGTGATCGGCGGGTTTAAGCGGCTAATCGCCGCCTTCCCCTGCCAAAGTACAACTTATCCGCTGCGAAAATCCGAATTACGCGTTTCCTTTGGATTTCGAAATGATCTCTTCCGAGATCGAACGCGGAACTTCTTCATAGTGCGACAGTTCCATCGAGAACACGCCGCGGCCTTGCGTACCGGAACGAAGCGTCGTCGAGTATCCGAACATTTCGGCAAGAGGTACCTTCGCACGAATGATGACTGCGCCGTGACGCGTATCCGAACCTTCGATACGACCGCGACGGGAGCTCAGCATCCCCATAACGTCGCCCATGTACTCCTCCGGAACGCTGACTTCGACCTTCATAATCGGCTCAAGCAGTACGGGAGCACACTTGTCCTTCGCCGCTTTAAGCGCCATGGATCCGGCAATTTTGAACGCCATCTCCGAGGAGTCGACATCATGGTACGAACCGTCGAATACGGTAGCTTTGATATCGACGAGCGGGAATCCGGCAAGAACGCCGTTCTTCATGGATTCTTCAATACCGGCCTGAATCGGACCGATATATTCACGAGGAATCGAGCCGCCGACGACTTTGTTCTCAAAGGTGAATCCCGCGCCAGCTTCTTGAGGCTCGAATTCAACCCAGCAATGACCGTATTGACCGCGGCCGCCAGATTGGCGCACGAACTTGCCTTCAACCTTCGCGGCTTGTTTAAACGTCTCGCGGTATGCAACCTGCGGCTTACCGACGTTCGTTTCGACCTTAAACTCGCGAAGCATCCGGTCAACCAGAATTTCGAGGTGAAGCTCGCCCATGCCGGCGATGATCGTTTGTCCGGTCTCTTCGTCTGTATGAGCGCGGAACGTCGGATCTTCTTCGGCCAGCTTTTGCAGCGCGATACCCATCTTATCCTGGTCCGCTTTCGTCTTCGGCTCAACCGCAAGCTGGATAACCGGCTCAGGGAAGTTCATCGACTCCAGAATAACCGGATTCTTCTCATCGCACAACGTATCGCCGGTCGTCGTATCTTTGAGGCCTACGGCTGCCGCAATATCGCCAGCGTAAACTTCACTGATTTCCTGACGGCTGTTCGCGTGCATTTGAAGAATACGACCGATCCGTTCGCGTTTGCCTTTCGTCGCATTCACAACGTACGATCCGGAATTCAGGATGCCGGAATATACGCGGAAGAACGTCAATTTGCCAACGTACGGGTCCGTCATAATTTTAAACGCCAGTGCTGAGAACGGTTGATCGTCAGCCGATTTGCGCGTCGTCTCCGTGCCGTCTTCAAGAGTACCCTTGATGTCCGGAACGTCGAGCGGCGACGGCAGATAGTCGACGACCGCGTCGAGCATAAGCTGAACGCCTTTATTGCGGTACGAGGAGCCGCAAATGACCGGGAAGATTTTCACTTCGCAAACGCCTTTGCGCAGAGCCGCTTTGAGCTCCGGAATCGTGATTTCTTCACCTTCCAGATACTTCATCGTGAGCTCTTCGTCCAGTTCTGCAACTTTCTCAACCAATTCCAGACGGAGTTCGTCGACCTTATCGGTGTATTCCGCCGGAATTTCGATTTTCTCCGGTTCTTTACCCAGATCGTCCTTATATTTGTAAGCGACACGTTCAACAATGTCGATTACACCGATAAAGTCGTTCTCGGCGCCGATCGGAAGTTGAATGGCAAC
This genomic window from Paenibacillus humicola contains:
- the fusA gene encoding elongation factor G; amino-acid sequence: MAREFSLKNTRNIGIMAHIDAGKTTTTERILFYTGRTHKIGEVHEGAATMDWMEQEQERGITITSAATTAQWNGHRINIIDTPGHVDFTVEVERSLRVLDGAVGVFSAKEGVEPQSETVWRQADRYGVPRIAYVNKMDIIGADFLNVVKDMRERLQANAVAIQLPIGAENDFIGVIDIVERVAYKYKDDLGKEPEKIEIPAEYTDKVDELRLELVEKVAELDEELTMKYLEGEEITIPELKAALRKGVCEVKIFPVICGSSYRNKGVQLMLDAVVDYLPSPLDVPDIKGTLEDGTETTRKSADDQPFSALAFKIMTDPYVGKLTFFRVYSGILNSGSYVVNATKGKRERIGRILQMHANSRQEISEVYAGDIAAAVGLKDTTTGDTLCDEKNPVILESMNFPEPVIQLAVEPKTKADQDKMGIALQKLAEEDPTFRAHTDEETGQTIIAGMGELHLEILVDRMLREFKVETNVGKPQVAYRETFKQAAKVEGKFVRQSGGRGQYGHCWVEFEPQEAGAGFTFENKVVGGSIPREYIGPIQAGIEESMKNGVLAGFPLVDIKATVFDGSYHDVDSSEMAFKIAGSMALKAAKDKCAPVLLEPIMKVEVSVPEEYMGDVMGMLSSRRGRIEGSDTRHGAVIIRAKVPLAEMFGYSTTLRSGTQGRGVFSMELSHYEEVPRSISEEIISKSKGNA